TCAGTACTTGCATGGCTCCTAGGCCAAATACAATGTGGCGCATGGCATTGAGGCGAGCAAGGTTAAACTCCAGCCCCAAGGTAAACATCAGAAACACCACACCAAACTCTGCTAGGTGGGTGGCTTCGTCGCTACTAGGAATAAAACCAAGGGCGTGTGGCCCAATCAGTAGCCCGACCAGTAAATAGCCCAGCATGGCCGGAAGCTTTAAGCGACGACAAAGCACCACCGTTAATACGGCAGCGGCAAGTAAAAGTAATAAGGAGGATAGCTGGATGGACATAGGGCTCAAGAAAATGGGGCATTGCTGGTTGGGCTTTATCCTACTGCGAAGCAGTGGCTTGGGGGCGTTGGCGGCATCTTACTCGCCATTTGTATGACGGCATTTGGGGGTATTGCTCTAAATACTAACTTGCCCACATGCGGCTTCCCTATGCTTTATTTAACCTTGAATGCTGAATTATCCATTAAGTTTATGCATTATTATTGATCTTGCTTGGCATATTGCCAGAAGACGCAGGTGGCGGGAGAGGGGCTGCATCTCTTATACTTTCGCGCATATGAAAAATGCCAAATTTATCCTCGACTGCGCCAAGCGCGTATTGCGGGCTGAGGCTGAAGCGGTTTCTGCTCTGGCCGATCGACTCAATCCTAGTTTTGTCACTGCCTGTGAATTAATTCTAGCCTGCCAAGGGCGAGTTATCGTGCTTGGTATTGGTAAATCAGGTCATATCGCTAAAAAAATAGCCGCGACGATGGCCAGTACGGGCACGCCGGCTTTTTTTGTTCATCCTTCTGAAGCTGCGCATGGCGATTTAGGCATGATTACCCGCTGCGATGTGGTGCTGGCTTTATCTAACTCCGGCGAAAGTGATGAAGTGATTGCTTTGCTCCCTAGCCTTAAACGCTTAGGCATCCCCTTGATTGCTATGACGGGTAATGAGCAATCTACTTTAAGCAAACAAGCGAACGTACATTTGGATTCGGGAGTTGCTCAAGAAGCCTGTCCGCTGAACCTAGCTCCAACGGCAAGTACCACGGCAGCCTTGGCCTTGGGCGATGCGCTGGCGGTGGCTTTATTAGAGGCGCGTGGCTTTCAGACTGAAGATTTTGCTTTGTCTCACCCCGGTGGTAGCTTAGGGCGGCGCTTATTGGTGCTTGTGCGCGATCTAATGCATACCGGCGATGCTTTACCCGTGGTTCGGCAAGACGTATTACTGCGCGATGCCCTATTGGAAATCAGCAAGAAAGGCATGGGAATGACCGCCGTGGTAGATGCTGCAGGTCAGCTACTCGGGATATTTACCGATGGGGATTTGCGCCGTGCACTGGATCAGGGTGTCGATGTGCGTGATACTCCTGTATCCACGGTGATGACTTTAGCACCAGCAACGATTGAATCACATAAATTAGCCGCCGAAGCGGTGCAGCAAATGGACGCACGCCGCGTCAATGGTTTGCTGGTGTTAGAGGCTGGGATCTTGGTCGGTGCGATAAATATGCATGACCTACTTCGCGCCCGTGTCGTTTAAAATCAGCAAAAAAAGCTGTGTATATTTCGTGTTCAAATTTTTGCCCTTGAACCTGAGCTTATCGAAAGCATGAGGTTATATTTATGTTTCTGTAAGATTATTACAAACGACTTTGTTTGAGCTTGTATGAGCAAGAGACATAATCAGGAATAAAAAAAGGAAAAATAATGCCAGATAAAGCCAAAGCGGTTCGCTTAATGATTTTTGATGTTGATGGCGTAATGACAGATGGCAGTCTGTTTTACAGCGATAGTGGCGAAGAACTAAAAGCATTTAATTCCCTAGATGGCCATGGCTTAAAAATGTTGCACACCAGCGGGGTAAAGCTAGCCATTATTACCGGGCGTACTTCTAAGCTGGTTGAAAAGCGTGCCAAAGACTTAGGTGTAGACTACCTCTATCAGGGCGCTCACGATAAAGGCGCAAGTTTTGAAGAGCTACTGAAGGTGGCAGGCCTTAGCGCGGACGACTGTGGTTATATGGGCGATGATGTGATCGATTTGCCAGTGATGCGTCGGGTAGCCTTTGCCGTTGCCGTGCCTGATTCTCCACAATTAGTGCGTAAACACGCTCACTACATTAGCGGTAGCCAAGGTGGCCGTGGTGCAGTACGTGAAGTCTGTGAGTATCTGATGCAGGCGCAAGGCACATTTGATGCAGCTATGGCGCCGTACCTCGCCTAATGGCTGTTCCCGGTACTACTCGCCTGCTGCCCTTGGCTTTAGTGTTGTTGCTGGGCGGATTGACTTGGTTGCTAGATAGAGCGGCTACCTTGCCAAGCGCAGCGTATGCGGTGAATTCTGATCAGCCAGATATGTTGGTCGATAGCGCCACCGCCGTGCGGTTTGGAGAAGATGGCCGCCCCGTTTCTCAGCTGACGGCCACCCATGTTTCTCACTTGCCTGTTGGCGATATTACTTGGCTAGAAAAGCCCCATTTGCGTTATACCGCAGCAGAGCAACCTCGTTTGGATGTAACGGGCGAGCGGGCTAAGTCAATTAAGCAAGGCAGTGAGGTTTGGTTTCCTGGGGCGGTTAAAATGGTGCGTGCAGCCAGTGGTACACAGGCTGAGCTGGTGATTAATAGCCGCGATATGCAGGTTTTACCCCAGCAGGGCATTGCCAGCTCCGATGCCCCAGTGCACGCCGTAATGGGCACTTATGTTGTTGAGTCGGTGGGTTTTATTGCTAATTCTAATACCGAAACACTGGAACTTAAATCTAAAGTCAGGATGAGCTATGAACCGCTTCGTACCCCTTAACGCCGTATTATTATTTTTGCTTGCTGGCCCCGTGCATGCAGAAAAAGCCGACCGTGAAAAACCCATTAAAATTGCCGCTGCAAATTGCGTGATGAATCAAAAGACTCAGGCCAGTGTCTGTACTAGTGACGTGGTGCTGACTCAAGGTACGCTCAGTATTCGTGGCGATAAGCTCACCGTGCGCCAAGATGAAGCGGGCAATCAGTTTGTTGCTGGTAACGGCAGCCCAGTGCGGTTTCGGCAGAAAATGGATGGCGGCAATGAGTGGGTGGATGCAGAAGCCCAGCGTTTTGATTACGACGGGCGCACCGGTATTCTAAAACTGCTAGATAAAGCTTGGGTAAAGCGGGGCGAAGATCACATTTATAGCGATGTAATCACTTACGATTTAAACAATGAAGCTTACCAAGCGCAAAGTAAAACAGAAGGTGGCCGGGTGAATATCGTGATCAATCCGAAAAAGGCTCCCGCTCCATGAGTAGTTCTTTACGTGCAGAACAATTAGAAAAGCGCTACGGCAAACGTACTGTAGTGCGTGATGTCACGATGGAAATTTTTAGTGGCGAAGTGGTTGGCTTGTTAGGCCCTAATGGCGCGGGCAAAACCACTAGCTTTTATATGTTGGTAGGCTTGGTGGCGATGAATGGCGGGCGGATTATGCTCGATGGTGAAGATATCGGCCATTTACCCATTCATCAGCGAGCACGGCGAGGTTTAGGTTATTTACCTCAGGAAGCATCTATCTTTCGTAAAATGACGGTGGCGCAAAACATAACTGCAGTGCTAGAGCTGCATTACAAAAATCGTGTTGAGATTGATGCCCGCCTTGACGAGCTGCTCAATGATTTGCATATTGCTCATTTGCGGGATGCTGGGGCAATGGGCTTATCAGGTGGTGAGCGGCGGCGGGTAGAAATTGCCCGTGCACTTGCGGCAAACCCACGTTTTATCTTGCTGGATGAGCCATTTGCAGGTGTAGACCCGATTGCAGTGATGGATATTCAACGTATTATTGGTTTTTTAAAGCAACGTGGAATCGGTGTGCTAATCACTGATCATAATGTGCGTGAAACCTTAGGTATTTGTGATCGTGCGTACATCATCTCAGAAGGTGCGGTGATGGCGTCTGGTGTTCCAAAAGATATTGTGGCTAATGAAAGTGTGCGTCGAGTGTATCTCGGTGAACATTTCCGTATGTAAATGAAACAAACCCTGCAGCTGCGGCTTTCCCAGCAACTTAACCTCACGCCACAATTGCAGCAGGCTATTAAGCTGCTGCAGCTTTCTACGCTTGAGTTTCAACAAGAGCTTGAACAGTATCTAAACGACAACCCCTTGCTGGAGCGTGGCGAGGAGGCCCCCGCAGGGGAAGCTGAGCAGCCCGAGCCGCAGTGGGAAATGGGCGGGGATGATGATGGTTTGCGCTGGGAAGGTACTAGTCATGGAAGCTCAGATGACGATAATGACTTCGACCCCGCCACCAATATTGCGCGTGATTTAGATTTACGTGAATACCTGCTGCAGCAAGCAGGTCTGCTGCAGCTGCCGCATCGGGATAAGTCTTTGTTGTTGATGTTGATTGAAGCTTTGGATGATGATGGTTTTCTTTCTCAGCCCTTAGATGAAGTCTATTCTCAGCTGCCAGAGGAACTTATCCAAGATTATGAACTCGAACTTGATGACTTGAAGATTGCTTTAATTCGCTTACAACATTTAGAGCCCTTAGGCGTTGGAGCTCGGGATACCGCCGATTCATTATGCTTACAGTTGCGTCAAAAACAGCCGAGTGCCGCTAAAGATTTAGCCTTGAAAATTGCCCAAAATTCACTCGATTTATTAGCTGGACGGGACTACACTAAGCTTAAACGAGCCTTTAAATGCGA
This genomic interval from Iodobacter fluviatilis contains the following:
- the lptC gene encoding LPS export ABC transporter periplasmic protein LptC, yielding MAVPGTTRLLPLALVLLLGGLTWLLDRAATLPSAAYAVNSDQPDMLVDSATAVRFGEDGRPVSQLTATHVSHLPVGDITWLEKPHLRYTAAEQPRLDVTGERAKSIKQGSEVWFPGAVKMVRAASGTQAELVINSRDMQVLPQQGIASSDAPVHAVMGTYVVESVGFIANSNTETLELKSKVRMSYEPLRTP
- the kdsC gene encoding 3-deoxy-manno-octulosonate-8-phosphatase KdsC; protein product: MPDKAKAVRLMIFDVDGVMTDGSLFYSDSGEELKAFNSLDGHGLKMLHTSGVKLAIITGRTSKLVEKRAKDLGVDYLYQGAHDKGASFEELLKVAGLSADDCGYMGDDVIDLPVMRRVAFAVAVPDSPQLVRKHAHYISGSQGGRGAVREVCEYLMQAQGTFDAAMAPYLA
- the lptB gene encoding LPS export ABC transporter ATP-binding protein; this translates as MSSSLRAEQLEKRYGKRTVVRDVTMEIFSGEVVGLLGPNGAGKTTSFYMLVGLVAMNGGRIMLDGEDIGHLPIHQRARRGLGYLPQEASIFRKMTVAQNITAVLELHYKNRVEIDARLDELLNDLHIAHLRDAGAMGLSGGERRRVEIARALAANPRFILLDEPFAGVDPIAVMDIQRIIGFLKQRGIGVLITDHNVRETLGICDRAYIISEGAVMASGVPKDIVANESVRRVYLGEHFRM
- the lptA gene encoding lipopolysaccharide transport periplasmic protein LptA, translating into MNRFVPLNAVLLFLLAGPVHAEKADREKPIKIAAANCVMNQKTQASVCTSDVVLTQGTLSIRGDKLTVRQDEAGNQFVAGNGSPVRFRQKMDGGNEWVDAEAQRFDYDGRTGILKLLDKAWVKRGEDHIYSDVITYDLNNEAYQAQSKTEGGRVNIVINPKKAPAP
- a CDS encoding KpsF/GutQ family sugar-phosphate isomerase, producing the protein MKNAKFILDCAKRVLRAEAEAVSALADRLNPSFVTACELILACQGRVIVLGIGKSGHIAKKIAATMASTGTPAFFVHPSEAAHGDLGMITRCDVVLALSNSGESDEVIALLPSLKRLGIPLIAMTGNEQSTLSKQANVHLDSGVAQEACPLNLAPTASTTAALALGDALAVALLEARGFQTEDFALSHPGGSLGRRLLVLVRDLMHTGDALPVVRQDVLLRDALLEISKKGMGMTAVVDAAGQLLGIFTDGDLRRALDQGVDVRDTPVSTVMTLAPATIESHKLAAEAVQQMDARRVNGLLVLEAGILVGAINMHDLLRARVV